A single genomic interval of Lathyrus oleraceus cultivar Zhongwan6 chromosome 7, CAAS_Psat_ZW6_1.0, whole genome shotgun sequence harbors:
- the LOC127100749 gene encoding sulfite reductase [ferredoxin], chloroplastic has translation MTTSFAAAALRDPKLQIPNYHGLRSSSAASSLSRNALSVPSSTRSSSLIRAVSTPAKSETATEKKRSKVEIFKEQSNFIRYPLNEDMLTDAPNLSEAATQLIKFHGSYQQYNRDERGSRTYSFMIRTKNPCGKVSNQLYLTMDDLADQFGIGTLRLTTRQTFQLHGVVKKDLKTVMGSIIRNMGSSLGACGDLNRNVLAPAAPIVSKDYLFAQETAENIAALLTPQSGFYYDVWVDGERFMSAEPPEVIQARNDNSHGTNFTDSPEPIYGTQFLPRKFKIAVTVPTDNSVDILTNDIGVVVVTGDGGEPQGFNLYVGGGMGRTHRMETTFPRLAEPLGYVPKEDILYAVKAIVVTQRENGRRDDRRYSRMKYLIDSWGIDKFRNVVEEYYGKKFEPFRSLPEWEFKSYLGWHQQGDGGLFCGLHVDNGRIAGKMKTALREVIEKYHLNVRLTPNQNLILTDIRAAWKRPITTILSQAGLLLPRYVDPLNITAMACPAFPLCPLAITEAERGIPSILKRIRDMFEKVGLKYNESVVVRITGCPNGCARPYMAELGLVGDGPNSYQIWLGGSSNQTSIARSFMDKVKLQDLEKVLEPLFYHWKQKRQSKESFGDFTVRLGFEKLKEFIEKWEGPAVPPTRHNLKLFTDKDTYEAMDGLAKLQNKNAHQLAMEVVRNYIASNLNGKGE, from the exons ATGACGACGTCGTTTGCAGCAGCGGCGCTCAGAGACCCTAAGCTTCAGATCCCAAACTACCATGGCTTACGTTCTTCATCCGCCGCATCTTCTCTCTCCCGCAATGCTCTCTCCGTCCCTTCATCCACTCGCTCCTCCTCCCTCATCCGCGCTGTTTCCACT CCTGCAAAGTCTGAAACTGCTACTGAGAAGAAGAGGAGCAAAGTTGAGATATTCAAGGAACAGAGCAATTTCATAAGGTATCCTCTTAATGAGGATATGTTGACGGATGCGCCGAATTTAAGCGAAGCTGCTACTCAGTTGATCAAGTTTCATGGTAGTTATCAACAGTACAACAGAGACGAGCGTGGTTCGAGAACCTATTCGTTTATGATACGAACGAAGAACCCTTGTGGTAAAGTTTCAAATCAGCTTTACTTGACTATGGATGATCTTGCTGATCAGTTTGGAATTGGGACACTTCGTTTGACTACTAGGCAAACGTTTCAGCTACATGGTGTTGTTAAGAAGGATCTTAAAACGGTTATGGGGTCTATTATTAGAAATATGGGCTCGAGTCTTGGTGCGTGTGGTGACCTTAACAGGAATGTGCTTGCTCCTGCTGCTCCCATTGTGAGTAAAGATTATCTCTTTGCTCAAGAAACTGCGGAAAATATTGCTGCACTTTTGACTCCTCAATCTGGTTTTTACTATGATGTCTGGGTAGATGGGGAAAGATTTATGTCAGCAGAACCACCTGAGGTAATTCAGGCACGAAATGACAATTCTCACGGGACAAACTTCACAGATTCACCTGAGCCCATTTATGGAACTCAGTTCTTGCCGAGGAAATTCAAAATTGCAGTTACTGTGCCAACTGATAACTCCGTGGATATTCTCACAAATGatattggtgttgttgttgttactGGCGATGGCGGGGAGCCTCAAGGATTCAATCTTTAT GTTGGTGGGGGGATGGGAAGAACACATAGGATGGAAACCACTTTTCCCCGCTTGGCTGAACCATTGGGTTACGTACCAAAAGAGGATATTTTGTATGCAGTGAAAGCAATTGTTGTTACACAACGAGAAAATGGGAGAAGAGACGACCGCAGGTATAGTAGAATGAAATATCTGATCGATTCTTGGGGAATAGATAAGTTCAGAAATGTAGTTGAGGAATATTATGGCAAGAAGTTCGAACCTTTCCGCAGCTTGCCAGAATGGGAATTTAAAAGTTATCTTGGGTGGCATCAGCAG GGCGATGGTGGTTTATTTTGTGGGCTTCATGTTGACAATGGTCGTATTGCTGGAAAAATGAAAACGGCATTGAGGGAGGTTATTGAGAAGTATCATTTGAATGTTAGATTAACTCCAAATCAGAACCTCATATTGACTGATATTCGTGCTGCATGGAAACGTCCCATCACAACCATTCTTTCTCAGGCTGGTTTGCTG CTACCTAGATATGTAGATCCCCTTAATATAACGGCTATGGCATGCCCTGCTTTCCCATTATGTCCCCTGGCAATTACTGAAGCTGAACGTGGAATACCAAGTATTCTTAAGCGGATCCGTGACATGTTTGAGAAG GTTGGTCTGAAGTATAATGAATCTGTGGTTGTAAGGATAACTGGCTGCCCTAATGGCTGTGCTAGACCATATATGGCTGAACTTGGACTGGTTGGTGATGGCCCAAATAGCTATCAG ATTTGGCTTGGAGGCAGCAGTAACCAAACATCAATAGCACGGAGTTTCATGGACAAGGTGAAGCTTCAAGACCTTGAAAAAGTTTTGGAGCCATTGTTTTATCATTGGAAGCAAAAGCGTCAATCTAAAGAATCATTTGGCGACTTCACAGTTCGACTG GGATTTGAGAAGCTTAAAGAATTTATTGAGAAATGGGAGGGTCCTGCAGTCCCACCAACACGCCACAACCTGAAGCTTTTTACCGATAAAGATACATACGAAGCAATGGATGGGTTAGCAaagcttcaaaacaaaaatgCTCATCAATTGGCCATGGAAGTTGTCCGCAATTATATTGCTTCCAACCTAAATGGAAAAGGTGAATGA